In one window of Rhodanobacter sp. FDAARGOS 1247 DNA:
- a CDS encoding A24 family peptidase has product MPDLPFALWIALAAVLGLLVGSFLNVVILRLPERMAAAWRHEARDVLEIEGDAEPLPPGIVREPSHCPQCKHPLSALDNIPLFGWLLLRGRCRYCQTRISIQYPLVELLSGILSAVIVWKFGPSWAALAGLMFTWVLIAAAGIDFRTQLLPDQLTLPLLWLGLLLSLLPMFVSAPSAILAAAIGYLSLWSVYWGFKLLTGKEGMGYGDFKLLAALGAWMGPVALLPIVLLSSLIGALVGGSLIALRKHEREIPMPFGPFIAAAGWVWFVAGPDLLDGYLHLTGMR; this is encoded by the coding sequence ATGCCCGATCTTCCCTTCGCCCTCTGGATTGCCCTGGCTGCCGTGCTCGGCTTGTTGGTGGGCAGCTTTCTCAACGTGGTGATCCTGCGCCTGCCCGAGCGCATGGCCGCGGCCTGGCGCCACGAGGCCCGTGACGTGCTGGAGATCGAAGGCGACGCCGAGCCCCTGCCGCCGGGCATCGTGCGCGAGCCGTCGCACTGCCCGCAATGCAAGCATCCGCTGTCGGCGCTGGACAACATTCCGCTGTTCGGCTGGCTGCTGCTGCGCGGGCGCTGCCGCTATTGCCAGACCAGGATCTCGATCCAGTACCCGCTGGTGGAGTTGCTCAGCGGCATCCTGAGCGCGGTGATCGTGTGGAAGTTCGGGCCTTCGTGGGCCGCGCTGGCGGGACTGATGTTCACCTGGGTCTTGATCGCGGCAGCCGGCATCGACTTTCGCACTCAATTGCTGCCCGATCAGCTGACGTTGCCGCTGTTGTGGCTTGGTCTGTTGCTGTCGCTGCTGCCGATGTTCGTCAGCGCCCCCAGCGCGATTCTTGCCGCGGCGATCGGCTACCTCAGCCTGTGGAGCGTGTACTGGGGGTTCAAGCTGCTGACCGGCAAGGAAGGCATGGGCTACGGCGACTTCAAGCTGCTGGCGGCCCTGGGCGCGTGGATGGGCCCGGTCGCGCTGCTGCCGATCGTGCTGCTGTCCTCGCTGATCGGCGCGCTGGTGGGCGGCAGCCTGATCGCCCTGCGCAAGCATGAGCGCGAGATCCCGATGCCGTTCGGTCCGTTCATCGCCGCCGCCGGCTGGGTCTGGTTCGTGGCCGGCCCGGATCTGCTGGACGGCTACCTGCATCTGACCGGCATGCGATGA